A single region of the Amphiprion ocellaris isolate individual 3 ecotype Okinawa chromosome 4, ASM2253959v1, whole genome shotgun sequence genome encodes:
- the LOC111580237 gene encoding oxysterol-binding protein 1 isoform X4 — translation MSEPKPPTPTPGDTYKGWLFKWTNYIKGYQRRWFVLSNGLLSYYRTQAEMGHTCRGTINLATANIAVEDSCNFVISNGGAQTYHLKASSEVERQRWITALELAKAKAVRMQAESDDSGDECPAAPASSGQGGGCRNSEVQSTLRTLSSKVEDLTTCNDLIVKHGSALQRSLSELEGIRVGADMGEKIRQVTERATLFRITSNAMINACRDFLSLAQNHSKRWQKALQTERDQRIRLEETLEQLAKQHNHLERAFRGATVLPPSFSNPTLGSKGGVSGKGDASDEDDDNEFFDAMEDPAEFITVPADPKYHRRSGSNVSGLSSEIGMDDQSANFDELSLASNPESPQPLELEPVRQRRTRIPDKPNYYLNLWSIMKNCIGKELSKIPMPVNFNEPLSMLQRLSEDLEYYEILDKAAKCQNSLEQMCYVAAFTVSSYSTTVHRTGKPFNPLLGETFELDRLRECGYRSLCEQVSHHPPAAAHHAISEKGWTLRQEIALASKFRGKYLSIMPLGSIQCLFDKSNNHYSWKKVTTTVHNIIVGKLWIDQSGEIDVVNHKTGDRCHLKFAPYSYFSRDVPRKVTGVVTDKDGKAHYVLSGTWDEKMEFSRIMQSSKGENGTEGKQRTVYQTLKAKEIWRKNPLPEGAETMYFFSTLALTLNEPEDGVAPTDSRRRPDQRLMEDGRWDEANAEKQRLEEKQRTARREREREAVKAASSPEEADAQETGTEASEVSDETDTEDSPPHTPVASPCGPSHFPYQSAHPENYQALWFEKIDDPVSGETLHVYKGGYWEAKDQGSWDMCPDIF, via the exons ATGTCTGAGCCTAAGCCCCCTACTCCAACCCCTGGAGACACATACAAGGGTTGGCTCTTCAAATGGACGAACTATATAAAAGGTTACCAGAGACGCTGGTTTGTTCTCAGCAATGGGCTGCTGTCTTACTATAG GACCCAGGCAGAGATGGGTCACACATGCCGAGGCACCATCAACTTGGCCACAGCAAACATTGCTGTGGAGGACTCCtgcaattttgtcatttccaacGGAGGGGCGCAGACCTATCACCTGAAGGCCAGCTCAGAAGTAGAACGCCAACGGTGGATCACTGCTCTGGAACTTGCCAAGGCAAAGGCGGTCCGCATGCAGGCTGAGTCCG ATGACTCTGGTGATGAGTGTCCTGCAGCCCCCGCCAGCTCGGGGCAGGGTGGAGGCTGTCGTAACTCAGAAGTCCAGTCAACACTACGCACTCTCAGCAGCAAGGTGGAGGACCTCACTACCTGCAATGATCTCATTGTCAAGCATGGGTCTGCTCtccaaag ATCTTTATCAGAGCTGGAGGGGATTCGTGTCGGAGCAGACATGGGCGAAAAGATCCGACAAGTCACAGAGAGGGCCACGCTGTTCCGAATCACCTCTAATGCCATGATCAAT GCATGTAGAGACTTCCTCTCCTTGGCCCAGAATCACAGTAAGCGCTGGCAGAAGGCTTTACAGACTGAGAGAGACCAGAGGATACGTCTGGAGGAGACTCTGGAGCAGCTAGCCAAACAGCATAACCACCTGGAAAGAGCTTTCAGAGGAGCCACGGTTCTCCCACCTTCATTCAGCAATCCTACCTTAGGTAGCAAAG gtGGTGTTTCGGGAAAAGGTGATGCGAGTGATGAGGATGACGACAATGAATTCTTTGATGCTATGGAAGACCCAGCCGAGTTTATTACTGTCCCTGCTGACCCAAAGTATCACAG GAGATCTGGCAGCAACGTCAGCGGACTCAGCAGTGAGATTGGAATGGACGATCAGTCAGCAAAT TTTGATGAACTGTCTTTGGCATCCAACCCGGAGTCTCCACAGCCTCTCGAGCTAGAGCCAGTTAGACAAAGACGAACTCGCATCCCAGACAAACCCAACTATTACCTCAATTTGTGGAGCATCATGAAGAACTGTATTGGAAAGGAACTCTCAAAGATACCAATGCCT GTGAATTTCAATGAGCCCTTGTCAATGCTGCAACGATTATCTGAAGACCTGGAGTACTACGAGATCCTGGATAAGGCTGCTAAGTGTCAGAACTCTCTAGAGCAGATGTGTTATGTAGCAGCTTTCACCGTCTCTTCCTACTCCACCACTGTCCACCGCACAGGAAAGCCTTTCAATCCTTTGCTGGGAGAAACTTTTGAGCTTGACCGGCTCAGAGAGTGTGGTTACCGTTCTCTTTGTGAACAG GTGAGCCACCACCCGCCGGCTGCAGCTCACCATGCTATCTCTGAAAAGGGCTGGACCCTGAGACAGGAGATTGCACTTGCCagcaagtttagaggaaaatacCTCTCTATCATGCCCTtgg GTTCTATCCAGTGTTTATTTGATAAGAGCAACAATCACTACTCTTGGAAAAAAGTGACTACAACAGTACACAACATTATCGTTGGGAAGTTATGGATTGATCAG TCAGGGGAGATTGATGTGGTGAACCACAAGACAGGAGATCGCTGTCACCTCAAGTTTGCTCCCTACAGTTACTTCTCCAGAGATGTTCCAAGAAAG gTAACGGGAGTAGTGACAGATAAGGATGGAAAGGCCCATTATGTGCTATCAGGAACGTGGGATGAGAAGATGGAGTTTTCCAGGATAATGCAGAGCAGTAAAGGGGAGAACGGCACTGAAGGCAAACAGAGGACTGTATATCAGACCCTCAAAGCCAAAGAAATCTGGAGAAAGAACCCTTTACC AGAGGGAGCAGAGACCATGTACTTCTTCTCCACGCTGGCCTTGACACTTAATGAACCTGAAGATGGAGTGGCACCAACAGACAGCCGTCGACGCCCCGACCAGCGGTTAATGGAGGATGGCCGCTGGGATGAGGCCAACGCAGAGAAACAGAGGCTAGAAGAGAAACAGCGCACCGCCCGCCGAGAAAGGGAGAGGGAAGCTGTTAAAGCAGCCAGCTCACCTGAGGAAG CCGATGCACAAGAGACTGGCACAGAAGCAAGTGAGGTTTCTGATGAAA CTGACACAGAGGACTCCCCCCCTCATACGCCTGTTGCAT ccCCTTGTGGACCATCACACTTCCCTTATCAAA GCGCCCATCCGGAGAACTACCAGGCACTTTGGTTCGAGAAGATCGACGACCCTGTATCTGGAGAGACTTTGCATGTCTACAAGGGAGGTTACTGGGAGGCGAAGGACCAAGGGAGCTGGGACATGTGCCCCGACATCTTCTGA
- the LOC111580237 gene encoding oxysterol-binding protein 1 isoform X2 has protein sequence MSEPKPPTPTPGDTYKGWLFKWTNYIKGYQRRWFVLSNGLLSYYRTQAEMGHTCRGTINLATANIAVEDSCNFVISNGGAQTYHLKASSEVERQRWITALELAKAKAVRMQAESDDSGDECPAAPASSGQGGGCRNSEVQSTLRTLSSKVEDLTTCNDLIVKHGSALQRSLSELEGIRVGADMGEKIRQVTERATLFRITSNAMINACRDFLSLAQNHSKRWQKALQTERDQRIRLEETLEQLAKQHNHLERAFRGATVLPPSFSNPTLGSKGGVSGKGDASDEDDDNEFFDAMEDPAEFITVPADPKYHRRSGSNVSGLSSEIGMDDQSANFDELSLASNPESPQPLELEPVRQRRTRIPDKPNYYLNLWSIMKNCIGKELSKIPMPVNFNEPLSMLQRLSEDLEYYEILDKAAKCQNSLEQMCYVAAFTVSSYSTTVHRTGKPFNPLLGETFELDRLRECGYRSLCEQVSHHPPAAAHHAISEKGWTLRQEIALASKFRGKYLSIMPLGSIQCLFDKSNNHYSWKKVTTTVHNIIVGKLWIDQSGEIDVVNHKTGDRCHLKFAPYSYFSRDVPRKVTGVVTDKDGKAHYVLSGTWDEKMEFSRIMQSSKGENGTEGKQRTVYQTLKAKEIWRKNPLPEGAETMYFFSTLALTLNEPEDGVAPTDSRRRPDQRLMEDGRWDEANAEKQRLEEKQRTARREREREAVKAASSPEEADAQETGTEASEVSDETDTEDSPPHTPVASPCGPSHFPYQMEGKEGPNGSPVKSAHPENYQALWFEKIDDPVSGETLHVYKGGYWEAKDQGSWDMCPDIF, from the exons ATGTCTGAGCCTAAGCCCCCTACTCCAACCCCTGGAGACACATACAAGGGTTGGCTCTTCAAATGGACGAACTATATAAAAGGTTACCAGAGACGCTGGTTTGTTCTCAGCAATGGGCTGCTGTCTTACTATAG GACCCAGGCAGAGATGGGTCACACATGCCGAGGCACCATCAACTTGGCCACAGCAAACATTGCTGTGGAGGACTCCtgcaattttgtcatttccaacGGAGGGGCGCAGACCTATCACCTGAAGGCCAGCTCAGAAGTAGAACGCCAACGGTGGATCACTGCTCTGGAACTTGCCAAGGCAAAGGCGGTCCGCATGCAGGCTGAGTCCG ATGACTCTGGTGATGAGTGTCCTGCAGCCCCCGCCAGCTCGGGGCAGGGTGGAGGCTGTCGTAACTCAGAAGTCCAGTCAACACTACGCACTCTCAGCAGCAAGGTGGAGGACCTCACTACCTGCAATGATCTCATTGTCAAGCATGGGTCTGCTCtccaaag ATCTTTATCAGAGCTGGAGGGGATTCGTGTCGGAGCAGACATGGGCGAAAAGATCCGACAAGTCACAGAGAGGGCCACGCTGTTCCGAATCACCTCTAATGCCATGATCAAT GCATGTAGAGACTTCCTCTCCTTGGCCCAGAATCACAGTAAGCGCTGGCAGAAGGCTTTACAGACTGAGAGAGACCAGAGGATACGTCTGGAGGAGACTCTGGAGCAGCTAGCCAAACAGCATAACCACCTGGAAAGAGCTTTCAGAGGAGCCACGGTTCTCCCACCTTCATTCAGCAATCCTACCTTAGGTAGCAAAG gtGGTGTTTCGGGAAAAGGTGATGCGAGTGATGAGGATGACGACAATGAATTCTTTGATGCTATGGAAGACCCAGCCGAGTTTATTACTGTCCCTGCTGACCCAAAGTATCACAG GAGATCTGGCAGCAACGTCAGCGGACTCAGCAGTGAGATTGGAATGGACGATCAGTCAGCAAAT TTTGATGAACTGTCTTTGGCATCCAACCCGGAGTCTCCACAGCCTCTCGAGCTAGAGCCAGTTAGACAAAGACGAACTCGCATCCCAGACAAACCCAACTATTACCTCAATTTGTGGAGCATCATGAAGAACTGTATTGGAAAGGAACTCTCAAAGATACCAATGCCT GTGAATTTCAATGAGCCCTTGTCAATGCTGCAACGATTATCTGAAGACCTGGAGTACTACGAGATCCTGGATAAGGCTGCTAAGTGTCAGAACTCTCTAGAGCAGATGTGTTATGTAGCAGCTTTCACCGTCTCTTCCTACTCCACCACTGTCCACCGCACAGGAAAGCCTTTCAATCCTTTGCTGGGAGAAACTTTTGAGCTTGACCGGCTCAGAGAGTGTGGTTACCGTTCTCTTTGTGAACAG GTGAGCCACCACCCGCCGGCTGCAGCTCACCATGCTATCTCTGAAAAGGGCTGGACCCTGAGACAGGAGATTGCACTTGCCagcaagtttagaggaaaatacCTCTCTATCATGCCCTtgg GTTCTATCCAGTGTTTATTTGATAAGAGCAACAATCACTACTCTTGGAAAAAAGTGACTACAACAGTACACAACATTATCGTTGGGAAGTTATGGATTGATCAG TCAGGGGAGATTGATGTGGTGAACCACAAGACAGGAGATCGCTGTCACCTCAAGTTTGCTCCCTACAGTTACTTCTCCAGAGATGTTCCAAGAAAG gTAACGGGAGTAGTGACAGATAAGGATGGAAAGGCCCATTATGTGCTATCAGGAACGTGGGATGAGAAGATGGAGTTTTCCAGGATAATGCAGAGCAGTAAAGGGGAGAACGGCACTGAAGGCAAACAGAGGACTGTATATCAGACCCTCAAAGCCAAAGAAATCTGGAGAAAGAACCCTTTACC AGAGGGAGCAGAGACCATGTACTTCTTCTCCACGCTGGCCTTGACACTTAATGAACCTGAAGATGGAGTGGCACCAACAGACAGCCGTCGACGCCCCGACCAGCGGTTAATGGAGGATGGCCGCTGGGATGAGGCCAACGCAGAGAAACAGAGGCTAGAAGAGAAACAGCGCACCGCCCGCCGAGAAAGGGAGAGGGAAGCTGTTAAAGCAGCCAGCTCACCTGAGGAAG CCGATGCACAAGAGACTGGCACAGAAGCAAGTGAGGTTTCTGATGAAA CTGACACAGAGGACTCCCCCCCTCATACGCCTGTTGCAT ccCCTTGTGGACCATCACACTTCCCTTATCAAA TGGAAGGCAAAGAAGGTCCTAATGGATCTCCAGTGAAAA GCGCCCATCCGGAGAACTACCAGGCACTTTGGTTCGAGAAGATCGACGACCCTGTATCTGGAGAGACTTTGCATGTCTACAAGGGAGGTTACTGGGAGGCGAAGGACCAAGGGAGCTGGGACATGTGCCCCGACATCTTCTGA
- the LOC111580237 gene encoding oxysterol-binding protein 1 isoform X3, with amino-acid sequence MSEPKPPTPTPGDTYKGWLFKWTNYIKGYQRRWFVLSNGLLSYYRTQAEMGHTCRGTINLATANIAVEDSCNFVISNGGAQTYHLKASSEVERQRWITALELAKAKAVRMQAESDDSGDECPAAPASSGQGGGCRNSEVQSTLRTLSSKVEDLTTCNDLIVKHGSALQRSLSELEGIRVGADMGEKIRQVTERATLFRITSNAMINACRDFLSLAQNHSKRWQKALQTERDQRIRLEETLEQLAKQHNHLERAFRGATVLPPSFSNPTLGSKGGVSGKGDASDEDDDNEFFDAMEDPAEFITVPADPKYHRRSGSNVSGLSSEIGMDDQSANFDELSLASNPESPQPLELEPVRQRRTRIPDKPNYYLNLWSIMKNCIGKELSKIPMPVNFNEPLSMLQRLSEDLEYYEILDKAAKCQNSLEQMCYVAAFTVSSYSTTVHRTGKPFNPLLGETFELDRLRECGYRSLCEQVSHHPPAAAHHAISEKGWTLRQEIALASKFRGKYLSIMPLGSIQCLFDKSNNHYSWKKVTTTVHNIIVGKLWIDQSGEIDVVNHKTGDRCHLKFAPYSYFSRDVPRKVTGVVTDKDGKAHYVLSGTWDEKMEFSRIMQSSKGENGTEGKQRTVYQTLKAKEIWRKNPLPEGAETMYFFSTLALTLNEPEDGVAPTDSRRRPDQRLMEDGRWDEANAEKQRLEEKQRTARREREREAVKAASSPEEAITEDSINDSPLKTDAQETGTEASEVSDETDTEDSPPHTPVASPCGPSHFPYQSAHPENYQALWFEKIDDPVSGETLHVYKGGYWEAKDQGSWDMCPDIF; translated from the exons ATGTCTGAGCCTAAGCCCCCTACTCCAACCCCTGGAGACACATACAAGGGTTGGCTCTTCAAATGGACGAACTATATAAAAGGTTACCAGAGACGCTGGTTTGTTCTCAGCAATGGGCTGCTGTCTTACTATAG GACCCAGGCAGAGATGGGTCACACATGCCGAGGCACCATCAACTTGGCCACAGCAAACATTGCTGTGGAGGACTCCtgcaattttgtcatttccaacGGAGGGGCGCAGACCTATCACCTGAAGGCCAGCTCAGAAGTAGAACGCCAACGGTGGATCACTGCTCTGGAACTTGCCAAGGCAAAGGCGGTCCGCATGCAGGCTGAGTCCG ATGACTCTGGTGATGAGTGTCCTGCAGCCCCCGCCAGCTCGGGGCAGGGTGGAGGCTGTCGTAACTCAGAAGTCCAGTCAACACTACGCACTCTCAGCAGCAAGGTGGAGGACCTCACTACCTGCAATGATCTCATTGTCAAGCATGGGTCTGCTCtccaaag ATCTTTATCAGAGCTGGAGGGGATTCGTGTCGGAGCAGACATGGGCGAAAAGATCCGACAAGTCACAGAGAGGGCCACGCTGTTCCGAATCACCTCTAATGCCATGATCAAT GCATGTAGAGACTTCCTCTCCTTGGCCCAGAATCACAGTAAGCGCTGGCAGAAGGCTTTACAGACTGAGAGAGACCAGAGGATACGTCTGGAGGAGACTCTGGAGCAGCTAGCCAAACAGCATAACCACCTGGAAAGAGCTTTCAGAGGAGCCACGGTTCTCCCACCTTCATTCAGCAATCCTACCTTAGGTAGCAAAG gtGGTGTTTCGGGAAAAGGTGATGCGAGTGATGAGGATGACGACAATGAATTCTTTGATGCTATGGAAGACCCAGCCGAGTTTATTACTGTCCCTGCTGACCCAAAGTATCACAG GAGATCTGGCAGCAACGTCAGCGGACTCAGCAGTGAGATTGGAATGGACGATCAGTCAGCAAAT TTTGATGAACTGTCTTTGGCATCCAACCCGGAGTCTCCACAGCCTCTCGAGCTAGAGCCAGTTAGACAAAGACGAACTCGCATCCCAGACAAACCCAACTATTACCTCAATTTGTGGAGCATCATGAAGAACTGTATTGGAAAGGAACTCTCAAAGATACCAATGCCT GTGAATTTCAATGAGCCCTTGTCAATGCTGCAACGATTATCTGAAGACCTGGAGTACTACGAGATCCTGGATAAGGCTGCTAAGTGTCAGAACTCTCTAGAGCAGATGTGTTATGTAGCAGCTTTCACCGTCTCTTCCTACTCCACCACTGTCCACCGCACAGGAAAGCCTTTCAATCCTTTGCTGGGAGAAACTTTTGAGCTTGACCGGCTCAGAGAGTGTGGTTACCGTTCTCTTTGTGAACAG GTGAGCCACCACCCGCCGGCTGCAGCTCACCATGCTATCTCTGAAAAGGGCTGGACCCTGAGACAGGAGATTGCACTTGCCagcaagtttagaggaaaatacCTCTCTATCATGCCCTtgg GTTCTATCCAGTGTTTATTTGATAAGAGCAACAATCACTACTCTTGGAAAAAAGTGACTACAACAGTACACAACATTATCGTTGGGAAGTTATGGATTGATCAG TCAGGGGAGATTGATGTGGTGAACCACAAGACAGGAGATCGCTGTCACCTCAAGTTTGCTCCCTACAGTTACTTCTCCAGAGATGTTCCAAGAAAG gTAACGGGAGTAGTGACAGATAAGGATGGAAAGGCCCATTATGTGCTATCAGGAACGTGGGATGAGAAGATGGAGTTTTCCAGGATAATGCAGAGCAGTAAAGGGGAGAACGGCACTGAAGGCAAACAGAGGACTGTATATCAGACCCTCAAAGCCAAAGAAATCTGGAGAAAGAACCCTTTACC AGAGGGAGCAGAGACCATGTACTTCTTCTCCACGCTGGCCTTGACACTTAATGAACCTGAAGATGGAGTGGCACCAACAGACAGCCGTCGACGCCCCGACCAGCGGTTAATGGAGGATGGCCGCTGGGATGAGGCCAACGCAGAGAAACAGAGGCTAGAAGAGAAACAGCGCACCGCCCGCCGAGAAAGGGAGAGGGAAGCTGTTAAAGCAGCCAGCTCACCTGAGGAAG CTATCACTGAGGATTCAATCAATGACTCACCCTTGAAAA CCGATGCACAAGAGACTGGCACAGAAGCAAGTGAGGTTTCTGATGAAA CTGACACAGAGGACTCCCCCCCTCATACGCCTGTTGCAT ccCCTTGTGGACCATCACACTTCCCTTATCAAA GCGCCCATCCGGAGAACTACCAGGCACTTTGGTTCGAGAAGATCGACGACCCTGTATCTGGAGAGACTTTGCATGTCTACAAGGGAGGTTACTGGGAGGCGAAGGACCAAGGGAGCTGGGACATGTGCCCCGACATCTTCTGA
- the LOC111580237 gene encoding oxysterol-binding protein 1 isoform X1, which translates to MSEPKPPTPTPGDTYKGWLFKWTNYIKGYQRRWFVLSNGLLSYYRTQAEMGHTCRGTINLATANIAVEDSCNFVISNGGAQTYHLKASSEVERQRWITALELAKAKAVRMQAESDDSGDECPAAPASSGQGGGCRNSEVQSTLRTLSSKVEDLTTCNDLIVKHGSALQRSLSELEGIRVGADMGEKIRQVTERATLFRITSNAMINACRDFLSLAQNHSKRWQKALQTERDQRIRLEETLEQLAKQHNHLERAFRGATVLPPSFSNPTLGSKGGVSGKGDASDEDDDNEFFDAMEDPAEFITVPADPKYHRRSGSNVSGLSSEIGMDDQSANFDELSLASNPESPQPLELEPVRQRRTRIPDKPNYYLNLWSIMKNCIGKELSKIPMPVNFNEPLSMLQRLSEDLEYYEILDKAAKCQNSLEQMCYVAAFTVSSYSTTVHRTGKPFNPLLGETFELDRLRECGYRSLCEQVSHHPPAAAHHAISEKGWTLRQEIALASKFRGKYLSIMPLGSIQCLFDKSNNHYSWKKVTTTVHNIIVGKLWIDQSGEIDVVNHKTGDRCHLKFAPYSYFSRDVPRKVTGVVTDKDGKAHYVLSGTWDEKMEFSRIMQSSKGENGTEGKQRTVYQTLKAKEIWRKNPLPEGAETMYFFSTLALTLNEPEDGVAPTDSRRRPDQRLMEDGRWDEANAEKQRLEEKQRTARREREREAVKAASSPEEAITEDSINDSPLKTDAQETGTEASEVSDETDTEDSPPHTPVASPCGPSHFPYQMEGKEGPNGSPVKSAHPENYQALWFEKIDDPVSGETLHVYKGGYWEAKDQGSWDMCPDIF; encoded by the exons ATGTCTGAGCCTAAGCCCCCTACTCCAACCCCTGGAGACACATACAAGGGTTGGCTCTTCAAATGGACGAACTATATAAAAGGTTACCAGAGACGCTGGTTTGTTCTCAGCAATGGGCTGCTGTCTTACTATAG GACCCAGGCAGAGATGGGTCACACATGCCGAGGCACCATCAACTTGGCCACAGCAAACATTGCTGTGGAGGACTCCtgcaattttgtcatttccaacGGAGGGGCGCAGACCTATCACCTGAAGGCCAGCTCAGAAGTAGAACGCCAACGGTGGATCACTGCTCTGGAACTTGCCAAGGCAAAGGCGGTCCGCATGCAGGCTGAGTCCG ATGACTCTGGTGATGAGTGTCCTGCAGCCCCCGCCAGCTCGGGGCAGGGTGGAGGCTGTCGTAACTCAGAAGTCCAGTCAACACTACGCACTCTCAGCAGCAAGGTGGAGGACCTCACTACCTGCAATGATCTCATTGTCAAGCATGGGTCTGCTCtccaaag ATCTTTATCAGAGCTGGAGGGGATTCGTGTCGGAGCAGACATGGGCGAAAAGATCCGACAAGTCACAGAGAGGGCCACGCTGTTCCGAATCACCTCTAATGCCATGATCAAT GCATGTAGAGACTTCCTCTCCTTGGCCCAGAATCACAGTAAGCGCTGGCAGAAGGCTTTACAGACTGAGAGAGACCAGAGGATACGTCTGGAGGAGACTCTGGAGCAGCTAGCCAAACAGCATAACCACCTGGAAAGAGCTTTCAGAGGAGCCACGGTTCTCCCACCTTCATTCAGCAATCCTACCTTAGGTAGCAAAG gtGGTGTTTCGGGAAAAGGTGATGCGAGTGATGAGGATGACGACAATGAATTCTTTGATGCTATGGAAGACCCAGCCGAGTTTATTACTGTCCCTGCTGACCCAAAGTATCACAG GAGATCTGGCAGCAACGTCAGCGGACTCAGCAGTGAGATTGGAATGGACGATCAGTCAGCAAAT TTTGATGAACTGTCTTTGGCATCCAACCCGGAGTCTCCACAGCCTCTCGAGCTAGAGCCAGTTAGACAAAGACGAACTCGCATCCCAGACAAACCCAACTATTACCTCAATTTGTGGAGCATCATGAAGAACTGTATTGGAAAGGAACTCTCAAAGATACCAATGCCT GTGAATTTCAATGAGCCCTTGTCAATGCTGCAACGATTATCTGAAGACCTGGAGTACTACGAGATCCTGGATAAGGCTGCTAAGTGTCAGAACTCTCTAGAGCAGATGTGTTATGTAGCAGCTTTCACCGTCTCTTCCTACTCCACCACTGTCCACCGCACAGGAAAGCCTTTCAATCCTTTGCTGGGAGAAACTTTTGAGCTTGACCGGCTCAGAGAGTGTGGTTACCGTTCTCTTTGTGAACAG GTGAGCCACCACCCGCCGGCTGCAGCTCACCATGCTATCTCTGAAAAGGGCTGGACCCTGAGACAGGAGATTGCACTTGCCagcaagtttagaggaaaatacCTCTCTATCATGCCCTtgg GTTCTATCCAGTGTTTATTTGATAAGAGCAACAATCACTACTCTTGGAAAAAAGTGACTACAACAGTACACAACATTATCGTTGGGAAGTTATGGATTGATCAG TCAGGGGAGATTGATGTGGTGAACCACAAGACAGGAGATCGCTGTCACCTCAAGTTTGCTCCCTACAGTTACTTCTCCAGAGATGTTCCAAGAAAG gTAACGGGAGTAGTGACAGATAAGGATGGAAAGGCCCATTATGTGCTATCAGGAACGTGGGATGAGAAGATGGAGTTTTCCAGGATAATGCAGAGCAGTAAAGGGGAGAACGGCACTGAAGGCAAACAGAGGACTGTATATCAGACCCTCAAAGCCAAAGAAATCTGGAGAAAGAACCCTTTACC AGAGGGAGCAGAGACCATGTACTTCTTCTCCACGCTGGCCTTGACACTTAATGAACCTGAAGATGGAGTGGCACCAACAGACAGCCGTCGACGCCCCGACCAGCGGTTAATGGAGGATGGCCGCTGGGATGAGGCCAACGCAGAGAAACAGAGGCTAGAAGAGAAACAGCGCACCGCCCGCCGAGAAAGGGAGAGGGAAGCTGTTAAAGCAGCCAGCTCACCTGAGGAAG CTATCACTGAGGATTCAATCAATGACTCACCCTTGAAAA CCGATGCACAAGAGACTGGCACAGAAGCAAGTGAGGTTTCTGATGAAA CTGACACAGAGGACTCCCCCCCTCATACGCCTGTTGCAT ccCCTTGTGGACCATCACACTTCCCTTATCAAA TGGAAGGCAAAGAAGGTCCTAATGGATCTCCAGTGAAAA GCGCCCATCCGGAGAACTACCAGGCACTTTGGTTCGAGAAGATCGACGACCCTGTATCTGGAGAGACTTTGCATGTCTACAAGGGAGGTTACTGGGAGGCGAAGGACCAAGGGAGCTGGGACATGTGCCCCGACATCTTCTGA